ttttttttgaataatggTGCATTCTTTAAGAGATCTGGAACAACGATAAATTTGATCTGTGACCCACGTACGAATATTTGATCCATGTGTGTTACAGCCCCCTGGGGCTCTGTAGCTATTACATCTCTTAGCTGTACGTTCATGCTATCTTCGCTTTCAACAAGTTTACCACGATAAGTCGCTCCCGTTGTTAGCTCCAGAGAAACGATATGTCCCTGTGCCTCATTTAATAATTTCACTGGTATTCCATTCATAGTCATTGTTTCTGATACGTGCCTCGCAGCGCTTTCTGATTCTCTTCGTATTGCTCTTataagaattttttaacgatttcaaaaatatcaaatctaTAGAACGAAAGAAATAAGAAGCTGCCATCCCTAGAAAAGTAAAAACTATAAGGTACCAAGAAgtaaaaagagaaatataGGGATATAATGATAAAAACACGTATAGAGGAAGTTCAGTTACAATTCCTCACAGGGAATACCGAACTTACGCATTTGAAAGTCTCCAATGATCAACTTATAGTAACGACACAACGGACAATT
Above is a genomic segment from Saccharomyces cerevisiae S288C chromosome XII, complete sequence containing:
- the SMD3 gene encoding mRNA splicing protein SMD3 (Core Sm protein Sm D3; part of heteroheptameric complex (with Smb1p, Smd1p, Smd2p, Sme1p, Smx3p, and Smx2p) that is part of the spliceosomal U1, U2, U4, and U5 snRNPs; homolog of human Sm D3), with protein sequence MTMNGIPVKLLNEAQGHIVSLELTTGATYRGKLVESEDSMNVQLRDVIATEPQGAVTHMDQIFVRGSQIKFIVVPDLLKNAPLFKKNSSRPMPPIRGPKRR